From one Arenicella chitinivorans genomic stretch:
- a CDS encoding outer membrane protein, with translation MKSIKLAGAASALSILFSNPTFADSGFYIGSHVSNFTVGHSLDRDTGTNTTPSILTLAEESDFGLGLNLGYKQQLNEKLYLAGELFYTDQDIQTNNVNNLLRTQLTVNESYGAKIKLGFDITDDFSMYGLIGSTTLDFDIRNSYPFAPPVRQASEDVSEFTFGLGAEYAVTGRFSVTAEYAQFNDAEFDPIPEVAVPGKINANELDFSGFTFGLNYRF, from the coding sequence ATGAAGTCAATAAAACTCGCCGGTGCGGCTAGCGCGCTTAGCATTCTATTTTCAAACCCCACATTTGCAGACAGCGGATTTTACATCGGTTCGCACGTCAGCAATTTTACGGTAGGCCATAGTCTTGATCGCGATACCGGCACCAACACGACGCCGAGTATTTTAACGCTGGCAGAAGAGAGCGACTTCGGTTTGGGTTTGAATCTTGGCTATAAACAACAACTCAATGAGAAACTGTACCTCGCCGGTGAGCTGTTTTATACCGACCAAGATATTCAAACCAATAACGTCAATAATTTGTTGCGAACGCAGCTCACCGTGAATGAGAGTTACGGTGCCAAAATTAAGCTTGGTTTTGACATCACCGATGACTTCTCGATGTACGGCCTGATCGGTAGCACCACGTTGGACTTCGATATACGCAACTCGTACCCGTTTGCGCCGCCAGTCCGACAAGCCTCTGAGGATGTGTCGGAATTCACTTTTGGCTTAGGCGCAGAATATGCGGTGACAGGTCGTTTCTCAGTGACTGCCGAATACGCGCAGTTTAACGACGCCGAGTTTGATCCTATTCCAGAGGTGGCTGTGCCTGGCAAAATTAATGCCAACGAGCTGGATTTTTCTGGCTTTACGTTTGGCTTGAACTATCGGTTCTAA
- a CDS encoding glyceraldehyde-3-phosphate dehydrogenase, protein MTREVSQQYLVNWNERQALAEKMIPLLGSLYRGPSVVVRVFGQKIMNSSTISIIKAHLHGRLIVGKALDMQKSYEMLQLIEKMELRPCRLDLGKLCHEYLSQNDDQSMQDFLNRRLGQLLGDMTPAERESHDVVLYGFGRIGRLLARLLIDRTGTGAKLRLRGVVVRAKGDVAQDLEKRAELLRRDSVHGEFDGSIKVDREARAIIANGNFIQFIYANSPSEIDYTEYGIQDALVVDNTGIWKDEAGLGQHTSCPGVSKALLTAPAKGDIKNIVYGINDDLIEATDTILCAASCTTNAIVPPLKVINDKYGIVSGHVETIHSYTNDQNLIDNYHSAERRGRSAPLNMVITSTGAAKAVSKVLPELSGVLTGNAIRVPTPNVSMAVMNLNLSQAVTAEELNETFQQISYHSPLQEQIGFTYSTEVVSSDLVGSTHAGVVDGGATIADGTRVVLYVWYDNEAGYSNQVVRVMQKVVGLSLDCLGN, encoded by the coding sequence ATGACTCGCGAGGTCAGTCAGCAGTATCTTGTCAATTGGAACGAGCGACAAGCGCTCGCCGAAAAAATGATTCCCCTTCTAGGTTCTTTATATCGCGGTCCCAGCGTTGTGGTTCGCGTATTCGGCCAGAAGATAATGAATTCCTCCACTATCTCGATTATCAAAGCACATTTACACGGTCGGTTGATTGTTGGCAAAGCGCTGGATATGCAAAAAAGCTACGAAATGTTGCAGCTGATCGAAAAAATGGAACTGCGTCCTTGCCGACTGGATTTAGGTAAGTTGTGTCATGAGTATCTCTCGCAAAATGACGACCAATCCATGCAGGACTTTTTGAATCGACGGTTGGGGCAGCTTCTGGGTGACATGACCCCGGCTGAGCGTGAGTCGCATGACGTGGTCCTCTACGGATTTGGCCGAATTGGGCGCCTGCTTGCGCGTCTGTTGATCGATCGTACGGGCACGGGCGCCAAGTTACGCTTACGCGGCGTGGTGGTACGCGCCAAAGGCGATGTTGCTCAGGATCTGGAGAAACGCGCAGAACTGTTGCGTCGCGACTCAGTGCATGGCGAGTTTGACGGTTCGATTAAAGTTGATCGTGAAGCACGCGCGATTATCGCCAACGGTAACTTTATTCAGTTTATTTACGCCAATAGCCCGAGCGAGATTGATTATACCGAGTACGGAATTCAGGATGCTCTGGTTGTTGATAATACCGGCATATGGAAAGACGAGGCGGGGCTGGGACAGCACACATCTTGCCCGGGTGTGTCGAAGGCATTGCTAACTGCGCCAGCCAAGGGCGATATCAAGAATATCGTGTACGGAATAAACGACGATCTGATCGAAGCCACGGACACTATATTGTGTGCTGCGTCGTGTACCACGAACGCGATCGTACCACCGTTGAAAGTGATCAACGATAAGTATGGCATCGTGAGTGGCCACGTGGAAACGATTCACTCCTACACCAACGATCAAAACCTCATTGACAACTATCACAGTGCAGAACGCCGCGGACGCAGTGCGCCGCTGAACATGGTGATCACGTCCACTGGCGCTGCGAAAGCGGTGTCCAAAGTGCTGCCGGAGTTGTCGGGTGTGTTGACGGGTAACGCGATTCGCGTACCAACCCCGAACGTCTCGATGGCGGTGATGAATCTGAATTTGTCGCAGGCGGTAACAGCAGAAGAGTTGAACGAGACTTTTCAGCAAATTTCATATCACTCGCCACTGCAAGAACAAATCGGTTTTACTTACTCGACTGAGGTTGTGTCTTCAGATTTGGTGGGCTCGACCCATGCTGGTGTGGTCGACGGCGGTGCGACCATCGCGGATGGTACCCGTGTGGTGCTTTACGTGTGGTATGACAACGAAGCTGGCTACAGTAACCAGGTTGTGCGTGTAATGCAGAAGGTGGTTGGTTTATCACTTGATTGTCTCGGCAATTAG
- the tusD gene encoding sulfurtransferase complex subunit TusD, translating to MQINLLVTGDAFSSQAGQSALQFARAAIARGHQITQVFFYQDGVTQASDAQVPLADEFDAPHAWSRFARQHDVRLVVCVSAAERRGVLNQEQAIDAGKTVFNVHPDFHIEGLGVMHDASFTADRTVTFK from the coding sequence ATGCAGATAAATCTACTGGTTACCGGTGATGCCTTTTCCTCGCAGGCAGGGCAGTCAGCACTGCAATTTGCGCGTGCGGCTATTGCGCGCGGACATCAAATCACTCAGGTTTTCTTCTATCAAGATGGCGTAACACAAGCGTCGGACGCGCAGGTCCCATTGGCCGATGAATTTGATGCGCCGCATGCGTGGAGCCGCTTCGCTCGCCAGCACGACGTGCGTCTGGTGGTTTGTGTGTCTGCGGCGGAGCGTCGTGGTGTATTGAATCAGGAACAGGCAATTGATGCGGGTAAAACGGTGTTCAATGTGCATCCAGATTTTCATATCGAAGGTTTGGGAGTGATGCACGATGCCAGTTTTACCGCCGACAGAACGGTGACGTTTAAATGA
- the tusB gene encoding sulfurtransferase complex subunit TusB produces MSSLHTISKSWHQVSWLYELLAFASEGDAVLLLGDAVQCVDSPITLASFVAKCKVQGIAVYVLQSDMQVRGVGEPISGINRIDDTGFVDLVVEHQQQVAW; encoded by the coding sequence TTGAGTAGTTTGCATACCATCAGCAAAAGTTGGCATCAGGTGAGTTGGCTTTACGAATTGCTCGCGTTCGCCAGCGAGGGTGACGCTGTTTTGTTACTCGGCGATGCCGTGCAGTGTGTCGACTCGCCGATCACATTAGCCTCGTTTGTTGCTAAGTGTAAGGTGCAAGGTATTGCGGTCTATGTCTTGCAGTCTGACATGCAGGTGCGGGGCGTCGGTGAGCCTATCTCAGGCATCAATCGCATCGATGATACGGGCTTCGTTGACTTGGTTGTCGAGCATCAGCAACAGGTTGCGTGGTAA
- a CDS encoding TusE/DsrC/DsvC family sulfur relay protein: protein MTHSIEFNGHYFDTDVQGFLKDRLLWSEELGRELARRDGVELTDEHWEVIHYFREYYDDYNIPPPIRMVIRVFKKAFGEEKANSRYLLSLFPEGATKSASKYAGLPKPKNCK, encoded by the coding sequence ATGACACACAGTATTGAGTTTAATGGACACTATTTTGACACGGATGTGCAGGGTTTTCTAAAGGATCGCCTGCTTTGGAGCGAAGAGCTTGGTCGGGAGTTAGCGCGTCGCGACGGTGTGGAGTTGACCGACGAACATTGGGAAGTTATCCACTATTTTCGAGAATACTACGATGATTACAATATTCCGCCGCCGATACGCATGGTGATTCGTGTATTCAAAAAAGCATTCGGTGAGGAAAAGGCCAATAGTCGCTATCTGTTGTCGCTGTTTCCCGAGGGCGCGACAAAATCAGCCAGCAAATACGCCGGGTTACCCAAGCCCAAGAACTGCAAATAG
- a CDS encoding sulfurtransferase TusA family protein: MTDDLQISCHLDTRGTRCPIPLLRAKQALKTMQPGELLEVLSTDPSAKGDFDAMLRHLPHEMVLHSQMAETPVVDRIVIRKGAE; this comes from the coding sequence ATGACAGACGATCTTCAAATCTCCTGCCACTTAGATACGCGCGGCACGCGTTGCCCAATTCCATTGTTGCGCGCAAAACAAGCGCTCAAGACCATGCAGCCGGGTGAGCTGTTGGAAGTCCTGTCAACAGACCCCAGTGCCAAAGGTGACTTCGATGCTATGCTGCGGCATTTACCGCATGAAATGGTGTTGCACTCCCAGATGGCTGAAACGCCGGTGGTAGACCGGATTGTGATCCGTAAAGGAGCGGAATAA
- a CDS encoding YcgL domain-containing protein: protein MTTESRPCFVYKGDRKDDHYLYLPHEITESTPPEDVPPVVLNLLGELSLVIEFELSVDRHLAQADVKQVLADIEAQGFYLQMPKRDMLAEEAAYFN from the coding sequence ATGACGACCGAATCCCGACCCTGTTTCGTATACAAGGGTGATCGAAAGGATGATCACTATTTATATTTACCCCATGAAATTACTGAGTCCACACCGCCTGAAGACGTGCCGCCAGTCGTGTTGAACTTGCTGGGCGAATTGAGTCTTGTGATCGAGTTTGAGCTGAGTGTCGATCGGCACCTGGCGCAGGCCGATGTGAAACAAGTATTGGCCGACATTGAAGCGCAAGGATTCTATTTGCAGATGCCAAAGCGCGATATGCTGGCTGAGGAAGCGGCGTACTTCAACTAG
- the tusC gene encoding sulfurtransferase complex subunit TusC, with amino-acid sequence MKVLYIITQSPYATAAGFEALDAAMIGASFEADVSVLFLHDGVYQLRTEQHGRPGLFKQVTKAFAALPDFDVENVCAHKASLVARGLSEESLLMPVKTINEGQVATMIARQDRVFTF; translated from the coding sequence ATGAAAGTATTGTACATCATCACGCAATCACCGTATGCCACGGCTGCTGGGTTCGAGGCCTTGGATGCGGCCATGATTGGTGCGTCATTTGAAGCCGACGTATCAGTGCTGTTTTTGCATGATGGCGTGTATCAGTTGCGTACCGAACAGCATGGGCGCCCCGGCCTGTTCAAGCAAGTCACTAAAGCGTTTGCTGCGCTGCCGGATTTTGATGTAGAGAATGTGTGCGCACACAAGGCGAGTCTAGTCGCTCGTGGGCTCAGTGAGGAGAGCTTACTCATGCCGGTTAAGACCATTAACGAAGGCCAGGTTGCGACCATGATTGCTCGACAGGACCGGGTGTTTACGTTTTGA
- a CDS encoding beta-barrel assembly-enhancing protease: MRKPIHAVVTLCTATTLLLATSLLAQAQHVVEATAKTNSAATDAAMDRQSSKAIRPEDHFDQLPDLGSNAANFLSDYEAKQLGRAFIRQSRAQLPYISDPELVDYINRLGDRLLAVSDEADEDYNFYLVDNTVINAFAVPGGHVVLHSGILIKSESESELASVIGHEIAHVTQKHISRKLEASRYDGWMTLAAVLAAAASGDADVAQAAIGVSQASIVDRQLTYSRSYEAEADSLGIRLLSRAGFDPSAMPIFFKRLLDESRISESHAPEFLRTHPLTINRIAESAERVRAYPPGPKQDETEFKLMQAKANAGYNENHAMVRDQYLSQIKAGNSTLPNRYGYALALSQNGEFDKARTVIDEILNDYPGHVSVRLIQADNELEAGRIEEGLAILEALYQEQIAKGNHMIDVYYANALVLTKHTKEAVPILQAALETQPDDPYLHILLSRAQGENGNDYEAYLERGEYHYLRGHYGFAIEQYKRAFRLTKTEYQRQRLAARIEEIEAEFEALKRL; this comes from the coding sequence ATGAGAAAACCTATCCACGCTGTGGTGACACTATGTACAGCCACCACCTTGTTACTGGCCACCAGTCTGCTGGCACAGGCTCAGCATGTTGTGGAAGCCACAGCAAAAACAAACTCTGCGGCGACGGATGCCGCAATGGATCGTCAGAGCTCAAAGGCAATTAGACCGGAAGATCATTTCGATCAATTGCCTGATCTTGGCTCCAACGCCGCCAACTTTTTATCGGATTACGAAGCCAAGCAGCTTGGGCGCGCCTTCATTCGGCAATCGCGTGCGCAGCTGCCATATATCTCGGACCCAGAGCTGGTTGATTACATCAATCGCTTAGGCGACCGCTTGTTAGCAGTAAGTGATGAGGCTGATGAAGATTACAATTTTTACTTGGTCGATAACACCGTCATCAACGCCTTCGCTGTTCCCGGCGGGCATGTTGTGTTGCACAGCGGCATTCTGATTAAATCGGAATCGGAAAGCGAACTGGCCTCGGTCATTGGCCACGAAATCGCGCACGTCACGCAAAAACATATATCTCGCAAACTCGAAGCTTCCCGTTACGACGGTTGGATGACACTCGCAGCTGTGCTGGCGGCCGCCGCATCCGGTGACGCGGACGTGGCACAGGCTGCCATTGGGGTTTCGCAGGCGAGCATTGTAGATAGGCAACTCACCTACAGCCGCTCGTACGAGGCCGAGGCCGACTCACTCGGCATCCGCTTACTAAGCCGCGCCGGGTTTGACCCGTCCGCCATGCCGATTTTTTTCAAACGGTTGCTGGATGAGAGTCGCATCAGTGAATCCCACGCACCAGAATTTCTGCGCACCCACCCGCTGACGATCAACCGTATTGCCGAGTCAGCTGAGCGAGTTCGTGCTTATCCACCTGGTCCCAAGCAGGACGAAACCGAATTTAAATTAATGCAGGCAAAGGCCAATGCCGGTTACAACGAGAATCACGCGATGGTGCGGGATCAGTATTTGAGCCAAATTAAAGCCGGCAACAGTACCCTACCAAACCGCTACGGTTATGCATTGGCGCTGTCTCAGAACGGCGAGTTTGATAAGGCTCGTACCGTCATCGACGAGATCCTTAACGATTACCCAGGTCACGTAAGCGTACGACTGATCCAAGCTGACAATGAACTGGAAGCTGGCCGCATTGAAGAAGGTCTGGCGATTCTAGAAGCCCTTTACCAAGAGCAAATCGCCAAAGGGAACCATATGATTGATGTGTACTATGCCAATGCGCTAGTACTAACTAAGCACACCAAGGAAGCAGTTCCGATTCTTCAAGCCGCGCTGGAAACCCAGCCAGACGATCCGTACCTGCACATTTTGCTGTCACGTGCCCAGGGTGAAAATGGCAACGATTACGAGGCGTATCTCGAACGCGGTGAGTACCACTACCTGCGTGGCCATTATGGCTTTGCTATTGAACAATACAAACGCGCATTTCGATTAACTAAGACGGAGTATCAGCGCCAACGCCTAGCCGCGCGCATCGAAGAGATCGAAGCGGAATTCGAGGCTTTAAAACGACTTTAG
- the cgtA gene encoding Obg family GTPase CgtA, with amino-acid sequence MNFVDEADISVKAGNGGHGALSFRREKYIPKGGPDGGDGGRGGSVYLQATDGLNTLADFRFVRHYEAKGGQSGSGKLKSGQGGADLTIKVPIGTMVYDAQTEELIADLTDAEERVMVARGGDGGLGNTTFKSSTNQAPRKTTKGKPGDARALRLELKVLADVGLLGLPNAGKSTLLRAVSQATPKVANYPFTTLHPELGVVSLGIGSSFVIADIPGLIEGASEGAGLGIQFLRHLARTKLLLHVVDIAPYGDEEANLAQDIRTILGELEHYSEQAGAELDQLDRWLVINKTDVVLPEDRDRIVQELVAELDWQGPVYTISAISRDGTQALCNDIMNYIDAELKAQEPQAFVSIPDPNADDD; translated from the coding sequence ATGAACTTTGTAGATGAAGCAGATATTTCGGTTAAGGCTGGTAACGGCGGGCACGGCGCGTTGAGTTTTCGCCGTGAAAAATATATTCCTAAAGGTGGTCCGGATGGCGGTGATGGCGGTCGAGGTGGTAGTGTGTACCTGCAAGCCACAGACGGGCTGAATACCCTGGCCGATTTTCGGTTCGTTCGCCATTATGAGGCCAAAGGTGGTCAATCAGGTAGTGGCAAACTAAAGAGTGGACAGGGGGGCGCGGATCTGACGATCAAGGTGCCCATCGGTACCATGGTGTACGACGCGCAAACCGAGGAATTGATTGCCGACCTGACGGACGCCGAAGAGCGTGTGATGGTAGCCAGAGGTGGGGACGGTGGTCTGGGTAATACCACGTTTAAGTCCAGTACTAATCAGGCGCCGCGGAAAACTACTAAGGGCAAGCCGGGTGATGCTAGGGCGCTTCGTTTAGAGCTCAAGGTGTTGGCGGACGTTGGTTTGCTGGGCTTGCCAAACGCAGGTAAATCCACGCTATTGCGTGCTGTATCGCAAGCCACGCCAAAGGTGGCAAACTACCCGTTTACCACGTTGCATCCCGAACTTGGGGTGGTGAGTTTGGGTATCGGTAGCAGTTTCGTGATCGCGGATATTCCGGGTTTGATAGAAGGTGCGTCAGAAGGTGCCGGCCTAGGCATCCAGTTCTTGCGTCACCTGGCACGGACCAAGTTATTACTGCATGTGGTGGATATCGCTCCATACGGTGACGAAGAAGCAAATTTGGCGCAGGACATCCGTACCATTCTCGGTGAGCTGGAACACTACAGCGAACAAGCCGGTGCAGAACTTGATCAGCTGGATCGTTGGTTGGTTATTAACAAGACGGATGTGGTGCTGCCGGAGGACCGAGACCGAATTGTGCAGGAGTTAGTCGCTGAGCTAGATTGGCAGGGGCCGGTATACACGATTAGCGCAATCAGTCGTGATGGTACTCAGGCATTGTGCAACGATATTATGAATTACATTGATGCCGAGCTGAAAGCGCAGGAGCCGCAAGCGTTTGTATCGATTCCAGACCCCAACGCCGATGATGACTGA
- a CDS encoding alpha/beta fold hydrolase, protein MNSTRLDVRGLQYHIQEWGERGNPTLVLLHGWMDCGASFKYVAEQLANRYFVVAPDWRGFGETEHAPGYWFPDYFADLHEILDYYSPELPANLVGHSMGGNIVLMYAGIQPHRVSAVISLEALGMAPTDASQAVDKYRTWMNQVLRGEPSKVYPNIASLRRSIRAGNPRLTDAMVDELTTLWARPNPENGTYRLKHDHNHRFTNPVRYQIDDTVAIWREIRARVGVLMAEDSPMYQQYHKLGRLDEARQLLGVSDDTYALLSDCGHMVHLEQPVATAAFIDRFFGAVESD, encoded by the coding sequence ATGAACTCAACACGTCTCGACGTTCGAGGGCTGCAGTATCACATTCAGGAGTGGGGCGAGCGCGGAAATCCGACGCTCGTTCTGCTGCATGGCTGGATGGATTGTGGGGCCAGCTTTAAGTATGTGGCAGAGCAATTGGCCAATCGCTACTTTGTGGTCGCACCGGACTGGCGTGGCTTTGGTGAAACGGAGCACGCGCCGGGTTACTGGTTTCCGGACTACTTCGCCGATCTGCACGAAATTCTGGACTACTACTCACCTGAGTTGCCAGCGAATCTGGTCGGGCACAGCATGGGTGGCAACATCGTGCTGATGTACGCCGGTATTCAACCGCATCGTGTGTCTGCCGTGATCAGTCTTGAAGCACTGGGAATGGCGCCAACCGACGCCTCGCAGGCGGTGGATAAGTATCGCACCTGGATGAATCAGGTGTTGCGTGGTGAGCCGAGTAAAGTGTATCCGAATATTGCGAGTCTGCGCAGGTCTATTCGCGCTGGAAACCCCAGATTAACTGATGCCATGGTGGATGAATTGACCACCTTGTGGGCGCGACCCAACCCAGAGAATGGCACCTATCGACTCAAGCACGATCACAATCACCGGTTTACCAATCCGGTGCGTTACCAGATCGACGATACGGTCGCGATATGGCGTGAGATTCGTGCGCGGGTTGGTGTGCTCATGGCTGAAGATTCGCCGATGTATCAGCAGTACCACAAGCTGGGTCGTCTGGACGAAGCGCGTCAATTGCTCGGCGTGTCAGATGACACTTACGCTTTACTCTCGGATTGTGGGCATATGGTGCACCTTGAACAGCCCGTTGCGACGGCGGCGTTTATCGATCGTTTTTTTGGCGCTGTCGAATCAGACTAA